One window from the genome of Variovorax sp. PAMC26660 encodes:
- a CDS encoding TIGR03571 family LLM class oxidoreductase encodes MTEFNRAYRQTLLAGRLTLGLMTPAARANGAMADLELERRIAQRADQLDFAALWTRDVPVMVPQGEEISVLDEPFIWLATLAASTQQIALGTAAAVLPLRHPLHVAKAALSLNRLSQDRFILGLGSGDREAEFAIFKEDIALRAETFRERWHIVRSALSPEPAGRAVLHEATGGYDLMTPPVTRIGMLVVGSARQSLQWTATHADGWATYHRDEARQQGRIGLWQSALRERAGSEPKPFVQSLQLDLLERADAPPEPIELGLRAGRDALIGYLDRMEDAGVSHVLLNLVRGPRPALDVVEELGRDVLPRLQGHARTLAA; translated from the coding sequence ATGACAGAGTTCAACCGCGCCTACCGGCAGACACTCCTTGCCGGCCGTCTCACACTGGGCCTGATGACACCCGCCGCACGCGCCAACGGCGCCATGGCCGACCTCGAGCTTGAACGCCGCATCGCACAGCGCGCCGACCAGCTCGACTTCGCGGCCCTGTGGACACGCGACGTGCCCGTCATGGTGCCGCAAGGCGAAGAAATCTCCGTGCTCGACGAACCCTTCATCTGGCTCGCCACGCTGGCCGCATCGACGCAGCAGATTGCACTCGGCACGGCCGCTGCTGTGCTGCCGCTGCGCCACCCCTTGCACGTGGCCAAGGCCGCGCTGTCGTTGAACCGCCTGTCGCAAGACCGCTTCATCCTGGGCCTCGGCTCGGGCGACCGTGAAGCGGAGTTCGCGATCTTCAAGGAAGACATTGCGCTGCGTGCCGAGACCTTTCGCGAACGGTGGCACATCGTGCGCTCCGCGCTGTCGCCGGAACCGGCCGGACGTGCCGTGCTGCACGAAGCCACGGGCGGCTACGACCTGATGACCCCGCCCGTCACGCGCATCGGCATGCTGGTGGTGGGCTCGGCACGCCAGTCGCTGCAATGGACCGCCACGCATGCCGACGGCTGGGCCACCTACCACCGCGACGAAGCGCGCCAACAGGGCCGCATCGGCCTGTGGCAATCGGCCTTGCGCGAGCGCGCGGGCAGCGAGCCCAAGCCCTTCGTGCAGTCGCTGCAACTCGATCTGCTGGAACGGGCCGATGCACCGCCCGAGCCCATCGAACTGGGCCTGCGCGCGGGTCGCGATGCGCTCATCGGCTACCTCGATCGCATGGAAGACGCGGGCGTGAGCCACGTGCTGCTGAACCTGGTGCGCGGGCCGCGGCCGGCGCTGGACGTGGTCGAGGAACTCGGGCGTGACGTACTGCCGCGCCTGCAAGGCCATGCACGCACGCTGGCCGCCTGA
- a CDS encoding glutamate carboxypeptidase — MAQKPHQGVLDAATQSKDEALKMLERMVNIDSGSASTEGLGKVREIAVEELRKLGARIETFPADPHPGTNVVATLTGQGKKKILILAHMDTVFKEGTATAKPFYIKDGRAYGPGVMDDKGGVVAGLYALKILQQIGFKDYGQITFLLDTNEEVGSVGTSALIERIAKQNDVALNLEPGRPADGLVVERKGSATALLEVKGVAAHAGVAPEAGRNAAMEVAHQVLQLSKTADPVKKTTVNFTVLTANGPTNVIPAIASAKADVRAATPEEFDRVEKDMLRIAQNKLIPESEVRVRLSRGLPPMPRLPSSDKLVTMAEGIYAEIGKKLTIESSGGAADASLVAGVGVPVLDGFGIVGGGIHTPEEYAEVESVVPRLYLLSRMLMDLSAN; from the coding sequence ATGGCCCAGAAGCCGCACCAGGGCGTGCTCGATGCGGCCACGCAAAGCAAGGACGAAGCACTCAAGATGCTGGAGCGCATGGTCAACATCGACTCGGGCTCGGCCAGCACCGAAGGGCTCGGCAAGGTGCGCGAGATCGCGGTCGAGGAACTGCGCAAGCTCGGCGCGCGCATCGAGACCTTTCCGGCGGACCCGCACCCCGGCACCAACGTGGTCGCGACGCTGACCGGGCAGGGCAAGAAGAAGATCCTGATCCTGGCCCACATGGACACCGTGTTCAAGGAAGGAACGGCGACGGCCAAGCCCTTCTACATCAAGGACGGCCGCGCCTATGGCCCCGGCGTGATGGACGACAAGGGCGGCGTGGTGGCCGGCCTCTATGCGCTGAAGATCCTGCAGCAGATCGGCTTCAAGGACTATGGGCAGATCACCTTTTTGCTCGACACCAACGAGGAAGTCGGCTCCGTCGGCACCAGCGCGCTCATCGAACGCATTGCCAAGCAGAACGATGTGGCGCTCAACCTGGAGCCGGGACGCCCGGCCGATGGTCTGGTGGTCGAGCGCAAGGGTTCGGCGACGGCGTTGCTGGAGGTGAAGGGGGTGGCCGCGCACGCGGGCGTGGCGCCCGAGGCTGGCCGCAATGCGGCGATGGAAGTGGCGCACCAGGTGCTGCAACTGTCGAAGACGGCGGACCCGGTGAAGAAGACCACGGTCAACTTCACGGTGCTCACGGCCAACGGCCCGACCAACGTGATTCCCGCCATCGCAAGCGCCAAGGCCGACGTGCGCGCGGCCACGCCCGAGGAGTTCGACCGCGTCGAGAAGGACATGCTGCGCATCGCGCAGAACAAGCTCATTCCCGAGTCCGAAGTGCGCGTGCGTCTGAGCCGGGGCCTGCCGCCCATGCCGCGCCTGCCTTCGTCGGACAAGCTGGTGACGATGGCCGAGGGCATCTACGCGGAGATCGGCAAGAAGCTCACCATCGAGAGCAGCGGCGGCGCGGCCGATGCCAGCCTGGTGGCGGGTGTCGGCGTGCCGGTGCTCGATGGCTTTGGCATCGTGGGTGGCGGCATCCACACGCCGGAGGAATACGCGGAGGTCGAGAGCGTGGTGCCGCGTCTCTACCTCCTGTCGCGCATGCTGATGGATCTGTCCGCGAACTGA
- a CDS encoding class I adenylate-forming enzyme family protein, with product MPTAISSPRPDAPPLAFAQRIARVALGDVIHRSARRFQQRTALIEGEHRMSYSELDAASNRFAHHLLGLGLASGERVGMLCNNSIQMVVAMLGIQKAGLVWVPINTALAVDAIGYILAHAEVRHLVIDTALHARPELRQLLDGAGIAPLLCVLDGDTPAAGLSTVPQAIAQGPATPPEVNIESSQLALIMYTSGTTGRQKGVMHSHASVHSVLMSNMVEWGSSPDRGDVWSSVLPLFHCGQHTVLMSALTVGGALVILRGFDPGAVLGAIERHKITVMVGLPMMYGALLAHPQRPTRDLSSLRLCVYAMAPMSRTLLLRLLDEFCPNFALVSGQTEMYPGATIFEAHEQRKRFGSYWGVATLVNEVAVMGDDGDLLGPDQVGEIVFRGPNVMLGYYKDPEATAQVQRFGWHHSGDLGKLDEDGQLIFLDRLKDMVKSGGENVPSIKVEEVLLRHPAVLNAAVVGLPHDHWGEAITAFVTRRPDAPADFDEAALTAHCKANLGGFEVPKEIIFLAALPMTSTGKIQKFELRRAHQSHYQPG from the coding sequence ATGCCCACCGCCATTTCGAGCCCCCGCCCCGACGCACCGCCTCTCGCGTTCGCCCAGCGCATTGCACGCGTTGCATTGGGTGACGTGATCCATCGCTCCGCGCGCCGCTTCCAGCAGCGCACCGCGCTGATCGAGGGCGAGCACCGCATGTCCTATAGCGAACTCGACGCCGCGTCGAACCGCTTCGCACACCACCTGCTGGGCCTTGGCCTGGCCAGCGGCGAGCGCGTGGGCATGCTGTGCAACAACTCGATCCAGATGGTGGTCGCCATGCTCGGCATCCAGAAGGCGGGGCTGGTGTGGGTGCCGATCAACACCGCGCTCGCGGTGGATGCCATCGGCTACATCCTCGCGCATGCCGAAGTGCGCCACCTCGTGATCGACACAGCGCTGCACGCCAGGCCCGAGCTGCGGCAACTGCTCGACGGCGCCGGCATCGCGCCCCTGCTGTGCGTGCTCGATGGCGACACGCCGGCAGCCGGGCTGTCGACCGTGCCGCAAGCCATTGCGCAAGGCCCGGCGACGCCGCCCGAAGTGAACATCGAGAGCAGCCAGCTCGCGCTCATCATGTACACGAGCGGCACCACCGGCCGCCAGAAAGGCGTGATGCATTCGCATGCCTCGGTGCACTCGGTGCTGATGAGCAACATGGTCGAATGGGGCAGCAGCCCCGACCGCGGCGACGTGTGGAGCAGCGTGCTGCCGCTCTTTCATTGCGGCCAGCACACGGTGCTGATGTCGGCGCTGACGGTGGGCGGCGCGCTCGTCATCTTGCGCGGCTTCGATCCCGGCGCGGTGCTCGGCGCCATCGAGCGCCACAAGATCACGGTGATGGTCGGCCTGCCGATGATGTACGGCGCATTGCTGGCGCACCCGCAGCGCCCCACGCGCGATCTGTCGAGCCTGCGCCTGTGCGTTTACGCGATGGCCCCCATGTCACGCACGCTGCTGCTGCGGCTGCTCGACGAGTTCTGCCCCAACTTCGCGCTGGTCTCCGGCCAGACCGAGATGTACCCCGGCGCCACCATCTTCGAGGCGCATGAGCAGCGCAAGCGCTTCGGTTCGTACTGGGGCGTGGCCACACTGGTCAACGAGGTCGCGGTGATGGGCGACGACGGCGATCTGCTCGGCCCCGATCAGGTCGGCGAGATCGTCTTTCGCGGGCCCAACGTGATGCTCGGCTACTACAAGGACCCGGAAGCCACGGCCCAGGTGCAGCGCTTTGGCTGGCACCACTCGGGCGACCTGGGCAAGCTCGACGAGGACGGGCAACTGATCTTCCTTGACCGCCTCAAGGACATGGTGAAGTCGGGCGGCGAGAACGTGCCGTCGATCAAGGTCGAAGAGGTGCTGCTGCGCCACCCCGCCGTGCTCAACGCGGCCGTGGTGGGCCTGCCGCACGACCATTGGGGCGAGGCCATCACGGCCTTCGTGACGCGCCGGCCCGATGCGCCGGCAGACTTCGATGAAGCGGCGCTGACGGCGCACTGCAAGGCGAACCTCGGCGGCTTCGAGGTGCCGAAGGAAATCATCTTTCTTGCGGCACTGCCGATGACGTCGACCGGCAAGATCCAGAAGTTCGAGCTGCGCCGCGCGCACCAGTCGCACTATCAGCCCGGCTGA
- a CDS encoding nuclear transport factor 2 family protein has protein sequence MHNDNTEADIRRIYEQWHHTVVARDIDGLMALYAEDAVLETPLILAALPSSTVGMLEGKAAIHAFFDAGLRKLPGELGRWYRTGTFFSNGRQLTWEYPRATPQGNQIDLVEVMDVVDGLIVHHRVYWGWTGFQSLMDIRGRAMR, from the coding sequence ATGCACAACGACAACACCGAAGCGGACATTCGCCGCATCTACGAACAATGGCACCACACAGTGGTGGCGCGCGACATCGACGGTTTGATGGCGCTCTATGCCGAAGACGCCGTTCTTGAAACCCCGCTGATTCTTGCGGCCTTGCCTTCTAGCACGGTGGGCATGCTGGAAGGCAAGGCTGCGATCCACGCGTTCTTCGATGCGGGCTTGCGCAAGCTGCCGGGTGAACTGGGGCGCTGGTATCGCACCGGCACGTTCTTCTCCAACGGGCGGCAACTGACTTGGGAATACCCTCGCGCTACGCCGCAGGGCAACCAGATCGATCTGGTCGAGGTGATGGATGTTGTCGATGGGCTCATCGTGCACCATCGTGTTTACTGGGGATGGACCGGGTTTCAGTCGCTGATGGATATCAGGGGGCGTGCGATGCGATAG
- a CDS encoding TetR/AcrR family transcriptional regulator, whose product MTTHQRAKKHAERVPKARIDKFSERRAELGEAALTTLAALGYARTSLREIAQNSEFSHGVLHYYFSDKVDLIICSVKQYKARCVKRYDHAVESATTFDELMEGFLQSLADTLRDEGHVHRLWYDLRSQALFEEAFRTDVVQIDKSLEDMIWRIMSRFADLSGEPPGIPPSATYALFDGLFQQALLKHLSGDAKAIGDMQADVRQSITRLFAAPVPKKASVAARKRAA is encoded by the coding sequence ATGACGACACATCAACGTGCAAAGAAACACGCCGAACGGGTGCCCAAGGCACGGATCGACAAATTCTCGGAGCGGCGCGCCGAACTCGGCGAAGCCGCACTGACAACGCTGGCCGCGCTGGGCTACGCACGCACCAGCCTGCGCGAGATTGCGCAGAACTCCGAGTTCTCGCATGGCGTGCTGCACTACTACTTCAGCGACAAGGTCGACCTGATCATCTGCAGCGTCAAGCAATACAAGGCGCGCTGCGTCAAGCGCTACGACCATGCGGTGGAAAGCGCCACCACCTTCGACGAGCTGATGGAAGGCTTCCTGCAGAGCCTGGCCGACACGCTGCGCGACGAAGGCCATGTGCATCGCCTCTGGTACGACCTGCGTTCGCAGGCGCTGTTCGAGGAAGCCTTTCGCACCGACGTGGTCCAGATCGACAAGAGCCTGGAAGACATGATCTGGCGCATCATGAGCCGCTTCGCCGATCTCTCCGGCGAGCCGCCCGGCATCCCGCCTTCGGCTACCTACGCACTGTTCGATGGGCTGTTCCAGCAGGCGCTGCTCAAGCACCTGTCGGGTGATGCGAAAGCGATTGGCGACATGCAGGCGGATGTGCGGCAGTCGATCACGCGGCTGTTCGCCGCACCGGTCCCGAAGAAGGCTTCTGTCGCCGCACGCAAGCGAGCCGCCTGA
- a CDS encoding acyl-CoA synthetase yields MRLVDYLDKGASLGTDAPCLRMGDVLLSYGDVQRLSHRVARALQRSGVVPGSKVAVLSSNDPVAFACVFGLSRAAAVWCPINPRNEAAENRFVLDAFDCSCLIFHSNYAPLVEQMRGELPKVTTLVCIDKPMPFAPSLDQWLADVSDAPIDITVVDDVAMIAGTGGTTGQPKGVMLSGRNLEAMSALTLMGYPFEGRPAYLALAPLTHAAGVLCLPVMALGGQVVIMPKPDLGEFLELIERHRVTHTFLPPTLIYMLLQHPQLATTQLDSLQCFWYGAAPMSAARLEEALQKIGPVMAQLFGQTEAPMMISMMSPREHFNVDGTVARHRLASAGRPGPLVQVGVMNSDGALLPTGETGEIVVRGSLVMLGYYKDPKATQEASRHGWHHTGDIGYLDADGFLYIVDRAKDMIISGGFNVYSAEVEQVLMQHPDVQDSAVIGLPDEKWGERVVAVLQLHAGRQVDAEDIKAFVKARIGSVKAPKQVEVWVDLPRSKVGKVLKKEVRAALLPPQPG; encoded by the coding sequence ATGCGCCTCGTCGACTACCTGGACAAGGGTGCTTCGCTCGGCACCGACGCACCTTGCCTGCGCATGGGCGACGTGCTGCTGTCGTACGGTGACGTGCAGCGGCTCAGCCACCGCGTGGCCCGCGCGCTGCAGCGCAGTGGCGTCGTGCCGGGCAGCAAGGTGGCAGTGCTGTCGAGCAATGACCCGGTTGCCTTCGCCTGCGTGTTCGGGCTGTCGCGTGCCGCCGCCGTGTGGTGCCCGATCAATCCTCGCAACGAGGCGGCTGAAAATCGCTTCGTGCTCGACGCCTTCGACTGCAGTTGCCTGATCTTCCACAGCAACTACGCGCCGCTGGTCGAGCAGATGCGCGGCGAGTTGCCCAAGGTGACGACGTTGGTGTGCATCGACAAGCCGATGCCCTTCGCTCCCTCGCTGGACCAATGGCTCGCAGATGTGAGCGATGCGCCCATCGACATAACGGTGGTCGATGACGTCGCCATGATTGCCGGCACAGGCGGCACCACCGGCCAGCCCAAGGGCGTGATGCTCTCGGGCCGCAATCTCGAAGCCATGTCGGCGCTCACGCTGATGGGCTACCCCTTCGAGGGCCGACCCGCTTATCTCGCGCTCGCGCCGCTCACCCATGCGGCCGGCGTGCTGTGCCTGCCGGTGATGGCGCTGGGCGGGCAGGTCGTGATCATGCCCAAGCCCGACCTGGGTGAGTTCCTTGAATTGATCGAGCGGCACCGCGTCACCCACACATTCCTGCCGCCCACGCTGATCTACATGCTGCTGCAGCATCCGCAGCTCGCGACGACCCAACTCGATTCGCTGCAATGCTTCTGGTATGGCGCGGCGCCCATGTCGGCTGCGCGGCTGGAAGAGGCGCTGCAGAAGATCGGCCCGGTCATGGCGCAACTGTTCGGCCAGACCGAGGCGCCGATGATGATCTCGATGATGTCGCCGCGCGAGCACTTCAATGTCGACGGCACGGTGGCGCGGCATCGCCTGGCTTCGGCGGGGCGACCCGGCCCGCTGGTGCAGGTCGGCGTGATGAACAGCGACGGCGCGCTGCTGCCCACCGGTGAAACCGGCGAGATCGTGGTGCGCGGCTCGCTCGTGATGCTCGGCTACTACAAGGACCCGAAGGCCACGCAGGAGGCTTCGCGCCACGGCTGGCATCACACGGGCGACATCGGCTACCTCGATGCCGACGGCTTTCTCTACATCGTCGACCGCGCCAAGGACATGATCATCTCGGGCGGCTTCAACGTCTACTCCGCCGAGGTGGAGCAGGTGCTGATGCAGCACCCCGACGTGCAGGACAGCGCCGTCATCGGCCTGCCCGACGAGAAGTGGGGCGAGCGCGTGGTGGCGGTGCTGCAACTGCATGCCGGGCGGCAGGTGGATGCGGAAGACATCAAGGCCTTCGTCAAGGCGCGCATCGGCAGCGTGAAGGCGCCCAAGCAGGTCGAGGTCTGGGTCGACCTGCCGCGCTCCAAGGTGGGCAAGGTGCTGAAGAAGGAAGTGCGCGCCGCGCTGTTGCCGCCTCAGCCGGGCTGA
- a CDS encoding glutathione S-transferase N-terminal domain-containing protein has translation MTDLSSFPITKKWPAQHPDRLQLYSLATPNGVKVSIMLEETGLPYEPHFVSFETNDQMSPEFLSLNPNNKIPAIVDPNGPGGKPLALFESGAILLYLAEKTGKLIPQDAAGRYETIQWVMFQMGGIGPMFGQLGFFNKFAGKEYEDKRPRDRYVAESKRLLGVLDKRLADRAWIMGDSYTIADIASFPWIRNLIGFYEAGDLVGFKDFKNVARALEAFVARPAVVAGLTIPKRG, from the coding sequence ATGACCGATCTCTCGAGCTTCCCCATCACGAAAAAATGGCCCGCGCAGCACCCCGACCGCCTGCAGCTCTATTCGCTGGCCACGCCCAATGGCGTGAAGGTGTCGATCATGCTGGAGGAAACCGGCCTGCCCTACGAGCCGCACTTCGTGAGCTTCGAGACCAATGACCAGATGTCGCCGGAGTTTTTGTCGCTCAACCCGAACAACAAGATCCCCGCGATCGTTGACCCCAACGGCCCGGGCGGCAAGCCGCTGGCGCTGTTCGAGTCTGGCGCGATCCTTCTGTACCTTGCCGAAAAGACGGGCAAGCTCATTCCGCAAGACGCCGCCGGCCGCTACGAGACCATCCAGTGGGTGATGTTCCAGATGGGCGGCATCGGGCCGATGTTCGGCCAGCTCGGTTTCTTCAACAAGTTCGCGGGCAAGGAGTACGAAGACAAGCGACCGCGCGACCGCTACGTTGCCGAATCGAAGCGCCTGTTGGGCGTGCTCGACAAGCGCCTGGCCGATCGCGCATGGATCATGGGCGACAGCTACACCATTGCCGACATTGCGTCGTTCCCTTGGATCCGCAACCTGATCGGTTTCTACGAAGCGGGCGACCTGGTGGGCTTCAAGGACTTCAAGAACGTCGCGCGCGCGCTCGAAGCCTTCGTGGCGCGGCCGGCTGTGGTGGCCGGCCTCACCATCCCCAAGCGCGGCTGA
- a CDS encoding SDR family NAD(P)-dependent oxidoreductase encodes MAKFDLKGRKALVTGGARGIGASIAEALAAAGASVMIGDVLADLGRETATRLSSSGAKVGFVPLDVTKDGDWASATETTVKELGGFDILVNNAGIEITSLVIDVDGDDLRRMLDVNVAGTLLGMKHAFRAMRPGGSAGGGGAVVNIASVAATIAFPAIAGYSATKSAVDRATRVAAMESGKLGYGVRVNCIYPGLVPTDMGMKLANDIVAAGLAPSVEAAVGDVIGQTPLGRLGEVGDMADVVVFLCSDAARFITGAGLAVDGGMGM; translated from the coding sequence ATGGCCAAGTTCGACTTGAAAGGGCGCAAGGCCCTGGTGACGGGTGGTGCGCGCGGCATTGGCGCGAGCATTGCCGAAGCGCTGGCGGCAGCTGGTGCGTCCGTGATGATTGGCGACGTGCTCGCCGATCTGGGCCGGGAGACTGCCACCCGGCTTTCTTCTTCAGGCGCGAAGGTGGGCTTTGTTCCGCTCGACGTCACGAAGGACGGTGATTGGGCTTCGGCCACGGAAACCACCGTCAAGGAACTGGGTGGTTTCGACATTCTGGTCAACAACGCCGGCATCGAGATCACCTCGTTGGTGATCGACGTTGACGGCGACGACCTGCGCCGCATGCTCGACGTGAACGTGGCCGGTACGCTGCTCGGCATGAAGCACGCGTTTCGCGCGATGCGCCCTGGTGGCAGCGCGGGCGGTGGTGGTGCCGTGGTCAACATCGCGTCGGTCGCGGCAACCATCGCGTTCCCTGCGATTGCAGGCTACTCGGCCACCAAGTCTGCAGTCGATCGCGCCACGCGCGTCGCGGCCATGGAGTCCGGCAAGCTGGGCTATGGCGTGCGCGTGAACTGCATCTACCCCGGGCTGGTACCGACCGACATGGGCATGAAGCTCGCCAACGACATCGTGGCCGCCGGGCTCGCACCGAGCGTCGAAGCGGCCGTGGGCGACGTCATCGGCCAGACACCGCTCGGCCGTCTGGGCGAAGTCGGCGACATGGCCGACGTGGTGGTCTTCCTCTGCTCCGATGCAGCACGGTTCATCACCGGTGCCGGCCTCGCGGTGGACGGCGGCATGGGCATGTGA
- a CDS encoding DUF5938 domain-containing protein gives MSSSSSNKKKPVVVYGASGYTGRLVCEYLREYNIPFIAAGRSAQKLEAAMKSNVPGIETANYEVVEVAHSVAALTELFTGASVVLNTVGPFAKFGPEVVQACLAAGCHYTDTTGEQDWLITLEREYGAKFAAAGLLLSPGLAQMYTTGEIAAQLCLETPGLDTLDIAVFWGGSPTIASTQTILVNAATSKAFYLEQNEYVEWQPDAGLYHLSIPGQHEAALALPWGGTSHPVWFKRDPRVANVKVLGGVFNKALMQGVPLIVAAALKATEGMNDEDRYAALAQTAAGVMNTMPPRENPRINKSVDSVHASGPLGRVHCVIFGNCNYKQTGLLQAYAAASLLQQAPRRAGFASGCQAFGHRELLGALRSFGLVQEPMLTRMG, from the coding sequence ATGAGCAGCAGCAGCAGCAACAAGAAGAAACCCGTCGTCGTCTACGGCGCCTCCGGCTACACCGGCCGGCTGGTGTGCGAATACCTGCGCGAATACAACATTCCCTTCATTGCAGCGGGCCGCAGCGCGCAGAAGCTGGAAGCGGCGATGAAGTCCAACGTGCCCGGCATCGAGACCGCGAACTACGAGGTCGTGGAGGTGGCGCATTCGGTGGCGGCGCTCACCGAACTCTTCACCGGCGCCTCGGTGGTGCTCAACACGGTGGGGCCTTTCGCCAAGTTCGGCCCCGAGGTGGTCCAGGCATGCCTGGCTGCCGGCTGCCACTACACCGACACCACGGGCGAGCAGGACTGGCTCATCACGCTCGAGCGTGAGTACGGCGCCAAGTTCGCCGCCGCGGGCCTGCTGCTTTCGCCCGGCCTGGCGCAGATGTACACCACCGGCGAGATCGCGGCCCAGTTGTGCCTGGAGACGCCCGGGCTCGACACGCTGGACATCGCCGTGTTCTGGGGCGGCAGCCCGACGATCGCATCCACCCAGACCATCCTGGTCAATGCGGCCACGTCCAAGGCCTTCTACCTGGAGCAGAACGAGTACGTGGAGTGGCAACCCGACGCGGGCCTGTACCACCTGTCAATTCCCGGGCAGCACGAGGCCGCACTGGCGCTGCCCTGGGGCGGCACCTCGCACCCGGTGTGGTTCAAGCGCGATCCGCGCGTGGCCAATGTGAAGGTGCTCGGCGGCGTCTTCAACAAGGCGCTGATGCAGGGCGTGCCGCTGATCGTGGCCGCCGCGCTCAAGGCCACCGAAGGCATGAACGATGAGGATCGCTATGCCGCCCTGGCCCAGACGGCGGCAGGCGTCATGAACACCATGCCCCCGCGCGAGAACCCGCGCATCAACAAGTCCGTCGATTCGGTGCATGCGTCCGGTCCGTTGGGCCGTGTGCACTGCGTGATCTTCGGCAACTGCAACTACAAGCAGACTGGTTTGCTGCAGGCCTATGCGGCCGCCTCGCTGCTACAGCAGGCGCCACGGCGCGCCGGCTTCGCCTCGGGTTGTCAGGCCTTCGGGCATCGCGAGTTGCTGGGCGCGCTGCGCAGCTTCGGGCTTGTGCAGGAACCCATGCTCACCCGGATGGGCTGA